A portion of the Carassius carassius chromosome 42, fCarCar2.1, whole genome shotgun sequence genome contains these proteins:
- the znf271 gene encoding zinc finger protein 271 — MDLSLRSAGGHSSEAQGSDSGEDLHTSAAPGDLDEHGKSLSARVKPFRCSQCGKGFSRIQHLSEHVRIHTGERPFECVVCGKTFTRERDLKTHQIVHSDAKAFHCAICVKNFALLSSLRRHLRAFHQGQDVSTEGKCLICVECGKNFTCQLEDHELTHTGEISHRCPDCVSSATHLSSLMSPDQTFSDSEDMDLLDAHDGERPCSFVSSEDLHKHLQTAALEDGSESLSLDLVDDIESEAPNENISQSHHEEAERAPSPSSELAHNSAEKGPETLNPLLEEELAAHQLNKPHQCSHCGKRFHKQAKLRIHLRVHTGEKPYQCSQCGKHFSQAVNLRKHHRTHHTEERPYPCTLCDRRFSLSFSLIKHQRVAHPEHLSVAERDRFTCPYCGKIFGRHQDMEQHKRIHTGERPFRCSVCNKSFRQRSVLIVHRKIHTGEKPFECFICFRRFYGSGDLKTHMGTHTGVRPHNCPLCSKSFPRPSSLQAHMQSHLNKRQEGDAVSAGAEDEDQGEPEDEEGACAVSASSQLSEDKMSTGERLSETEMGFGLSVNLDLDAGQGSSSEWTDHQKPYRCVICNKTFSFAISLKRHQLIFHPDQHVDKEGKCFPCSYCGRKFGRRQGLLQHERIHTGERPFNCPTCNKSFRQRSALVVHIKTHTGERSFLCFVCSKSFYTPGDLKKHLEIHTGVRPHNCPVCFKGFGRPSFLRAHMRVHEKVSTKKQSGTEKPKGGPKVDSQEKPFECANCGKRFGQHCMLKIHQRIHTGERPYKCSQCGLSFRWKRNLIAHQSSHLGENPLQCSICDETFVSEASLKKHQDEFHSGVSHTCSLCLKTFTQAAGLRKHVRYVHEGERPHKCSECGRGFVKLSDLARHQRRHHYDRGGELFQCSQCERSFSHPSSLVLHRRTHNEEKHECPQCDKIFGQAGHLKVHLRTHTKENKPKFECPECGKSFGQAKDLVVHQRVHTGEKPYQCPQCKKSYRQFAHLSVHLRSHTGEKPYQCPICLKFFAHSSSMKKHLRVMHAEGKDLTVSKEVVKVTVGVGPSNAPVEVKQEPESADEYGEGEYSYQFLLQNQRNVSS; from the exons ATGGATCTGAGCTTGAGGTCAGCCGGTGGTCACAGCTCTGAAGCCCAGGGGTCTGATTCAGGAGAGGATCTGCACACTTCAGCTGCTCCTGGTGATCTGG ACGAGCACGGGAAGAGTCTCTCAGCCCGAGTCAAGCCTTTCCGGTGCTCTCAGTGTGGGAAGGGGTTCTCCCGCATCCAGCATCTGTCCGAGCACGTGCGGATTCACACGGGAGAGAGGCCTTTTGAGTGCGTGGTGTGTGGGAAGACCTTCACCCGCGAGAGAGACCTCAAGACTCATCAGATCGTCCACTCGGATGCCAAGGCCTTTCACTGCGCCATCTGTGTGAAAAACTTTGCCCTGTTGTCCTCCTTGAGGAGACATCTGCGTGCATTTCATCAAG GTCAGGATGTTAGTACAGAGGGTAAGTGTTTAATTTGTGTTGAATGTGGGAAGAATTTCACGTGCCAGCTGGAGGACCATGAGCTGACACACACCGGAGAGATTTCCCACCGCTGTCCCGACTGCGTCAGCAGCGCCACACATCTGTCCAGCCTCATGTCTCCCGATCAGACCTTCTCCGACTCCGAGGACATGGACCTTCTGGATGCTCATGACGGCGAGAGGCCTTGCAGTTTTGTGTCCTCTGAAGATCTACACAAGCACTTACAAACCGCCGCACTTGAGGACGGTAGTGAATCTCTCTCTCTGGACCTAGTAGACGATATTGAAAGCGAAGCACCTAATGAAAACATTTCCCAAAGTCATCATGAAGAGGCTGAGAGAGCTCCGTCTCCTTCATCTGAGCTCGCTCACAACTCTGCTGAAAAGG GCCCTGAAACGCTGAATCCTCTTCTAGAGGAAGAGTTGGCAGCTCACCAGCTGAACAAGCCGCACCAGTGCAGTCACTGTGGGAAGAGGTTTCACAAGCAGGCGAAGCTCCGGATCCATCTGCGcgttcacaccggagagaagccctACCAGTGCTCCCAGTGCGGCAAGCACTTCAGCCAAGCAGTGAACCTCAGAAAACACCACCGTACTCACCACACCGAGGAGAGACCGTACCCCTGCACGCTCTGCGACCGCAggttctctctctccttctcactGATAAAGCACCAACGAGTCGCTCATCCAG aacattTGAGTGTTGCTGAAAGGGATCGCTTCACCTGTCCGTACTGTGGAAAAATATTCGGACGACATCAAGACATGGAGCAGCATAAAcgcattcacactggagagagaccGTTCCGCTGCAGCGTGTGCAACAAAAGCTTCAGGCAGCGCTCCGTGTTGATCGTGCATCGGAAAATACACACCGGAGAAAAGCCTTTCGAATGTTTCATATGCTTCCGGCGGTTTTACGGTTCAGGAGATCTGAAGACGCACATGGGAACTCACACTGGCGTGAGACCCCACAATTGTCCTTTGTGCTCCAAAAGCTTCCCTCGGCCCAGCAGCCTGCAAGCACACATGCAGTCCCATCTGAACAAGCGGCAGGAAGGAGATGCTGTGAGCGCCGGAGCTGAGGACGAGGACCAGGGGGAGCCAGAGGACGAGGAAGGAGCCTGCGCTGTGTCTGCTTCATCACAGCTTTCTGAAGACA AAATGAGCACAGGGGAGCGTCTATCAGAGACTGAGATGGGATTCGGTTTATCAGTGAATCTTGACCTTGATGCTGGTCAGGGGTCCAGTTCAGAGTGGACAGATCATCAGAAGCCGTACCGTTGTGTCATATGCAACAAAACCTTCTCTTTCGCAATTTCCCTGAAAAGACATCAACTTATATTTCACCCAG ATCAGCATGTCGACAAAGAGGGGAAGTGTTTCCCCTGCTCTTATTGCGGGAGGAAGTTCGGTCGACGCCAAGGATTGTTACAGCACGAGCGAATTCACACAGGTGAAAGGCCCTTCAACTGTCCCACCTGTAACAAAAGCTTTCGGCAGCGATCGGCTCTAGTTGTACATATTAAAACGCACACAGGGGAGAGGTCGTTCCTGTGCTTTGTGTGCAGTAAAAGCTTTTATACCCCAGGAGACTTGAAGAAACATCTGGAAATTCACACAGGAGTGAGGCCACACAACTGCCCTGTATGCTTCAAGGGGTTTGGGCGTCCCAGTTTCCTCAGAGCTCATATGCGCGTACATGAGA AAGTTTCCACAAAGAAGCAAAGTGGAACAGAGAAACCTAAAGGTGGACCGAAAGTCGACTCGCAGGAGAAGCCATTTGAATGCGCTAACTGTGGGAAGAGATTCGGTCAGCATTGTATGTTAAAAATTCACCAGCGGATTCACACAGGAGAGAGACCTTACAAGTGCTCTCAGTGTGGCCTGAGTTTTCGCTGGAAGAGAAACCTGATAGCCCACCAGAGCAGCCACCTGGGCGAGAACCCTCTCCAGTGTTCAATATGTGATGAAACGTTTGTGTCCGAAGCAAGTCTGAAAAAACATCAAGATGAGTTTCATTCAG GGGTCTCGCATACATGCAGTTTGTGTTTGAAGACATTTACTCAAGCAGCTGGCCTCAGAAAACATGTGCGGTATGTTCACGAAGGAGAGCGACCGCACAAATGCTCCGAGTGCGGGAGAGGATTCGTCAAACTCTCCGATCTGGCGCGTCACCAGCGCCGCCATCATTACGACCGGGGCGGCGAACTCTTTCAGTGCTCGCAGTGTGAGCGAAGCTTCAGTCATCCCAGCAGTCTGGTTCTGCACCGACGGACACACAACGAAGAAAAGCACGAGTGCCCTCAGTGCGATAAGATTTTCGGTCAGGCGGGACACCTGAAGGTTCACCTGCGCACTCACACCAAAGAGAATAAACCCAAATTCGAGTGCCCTGAATGTGGGAAGAGTTTTGGCCAAGCTAAAGATTTGGTGGTTCATCAGAGGGTTCACACCGGAGAAAAGCCGTACCAGTGCCCTCAGTGCAAGAAGAGCTATCGGCAGTTTGCGCATTTGTCCGTTCATCTGCGGAGTCACACGGGGGAGAAGCCCTATCAGTGCCCCATATGTCTCAAATTCTTCGCTCATTCATCATCCATGAAAAAACACCTGCGTGTAATGCATGCAG AGGGGAAAGATTTAACCGTATCGAAGGAAGTTGTGAAGGTCACTGTTGGCGTCGGCCCATCTAACGCACCTGTCGAAGTTAAGCAAGAACCAGAGTCTGCTGATGAATATG GTGAGGGAGAATATAGCTACCAGTTTCTCCTTCAAAACCAAAGAAACGTGTCATCGTAA